Proteins from a genomic interval of Syngnathus acus chromosome 4, fSynAcu1.2, whole genome shotgun sequence:
- the ctns gene encoding cystinosin isoform X2 has product MWLPQQLLLLLLLLVDTSESLVLLSVPEEVTLQEGTSGNLTIASSAALPQPLVVRLNVTYSSKSNSSAIVGLPERVTLPAGATSVKFTAAARAAGQVTAYLLSNSTDGFGSAPRLHFLVVRSNALALLSEAVGWLYFLAWSVSFYPQAWENWRRKSVVGLNFDFLALNLTGFFAYSVFNIGLFWAGPIKEEYLQTNPNGINPVKANDVFFSLHAFLLCLLFVGQAAIYERGAQRVSWTARLLLLMGWSFAGATFFLTLFGRLSWLDYLYFFSYIKLAVTLVKYVPQAFMNYRRQSTAGWSIGTVLLDFSGGLLSISQMTLDSYNNDEWRLIFGDPTKFGLGFFSVVFDVVFIFQHYCLYRLRYQELGRSQTE; this is encoded by the exons ATGTGGCTCCCGCAGCAGCTGTtactgctgttgttgctgcttgTCGACACTTCAG AGTCACTCGTCTTGCTGTCTGTTCCGGAGGAGGTTACGCTCCAAGAAGGCACTAGTGGCAACCTGACTATTGCTTCCAG TGCGGCGCTACCGCAGCCACTGGTCGTCCGTCTGAATGTCACCTACAGCTCCAAGAGCAACTCGTCAGCCATCGTCGGGCTGCCGGAGCGG GTGACGCTGCCTGCCGGTGCCACCTCGGTCAAGTTCACGGCAGCGGCCCGCGCAGCTGGACAAGTGACAGCGTACCTGCTGAGCAACAGCACAGACGGCTTCGG CTCGGCACCCCGTCTGCACTTCCTGGTGGTCCGCAGCAACGCCTTGGCGCTGCTCAGCGAGGCCGTGGGCTGGCTCTACTTTCTGGCGTGGTCCGTGTCCTTCTACCCACAAGCCTGGGAGAACTGGAGGCGCAAAAG CGTGGTGGGCCTCAACTTTGACTTCTTGGCACTCAACCTGACGGGCTTCTTTGCCTACAGCGTCTTCAACATTGGCCTCTTCTGGGCGGGGCCCATCAAG GAGGAGTACCTGCAGACGAACCCAAACGGCATCAACCCCGTCAAGGCCAATGATGTGTTCTTCAGCCTGCACGCCTTCCTGCTCTGTCTGCTCTTTGTTGGGCAGGCTGCCATCTACGAG AGGGGGGCCCAGAGGGTGTCATGGACGGCCCGCCTCCTACTGCTGATGGGCTGGTCCTTTGCCGGCGCCACCTTCTTCCTGACTCTCTTTGGACGCCTCAGCTGGTTGGACTACCTCTACTTCTTCTCCTACATCAAGCTGGCCGTCACGCTGGTCAAGTATGTGCCGCAG GCCTTCATGAACTACCGGCGGCAGAGCACGGCGGGCTGGAGCATCGGTACCGTGCTGCTGGATTTCAGCGGCGGCCTGCTCAGCATCTCACAGATGACCTTAGATTCCTACAACAACG ACGAGTGGCGCCTGATCTTCGGAGACCCCACTAAGTTCGGCCTGGGCTTCTTCTCGGTAGTCTTTGACGTGGTCTTTATCTTTCAGCATTACTGCTTGTACCGCTTGCGGTACCAGGAGCTTGGCCGCAGCCAGACGGAGTGA